In Pochonia chlamydosporia 170 chromosome Unknown PCv3seq00009, whole genome shotgun sequence, a genomic segment contains:
- a CDS encoding MFS transporter (similar to Metarhizium robertsii ARSEF 23 XP_007822320.2), with product MEDPKTLSDSSMVESVVASNSTPDLAEFKESEGYVATVDTEHRGNLKTAKDGHTILIPQPSEDPNDPLNWSPVKKHVILFIISFAAFLPDYGSATGAVTLIPQSLGYEPRHSQSLTSRKRLHAWRGRYFRGSSLSMGRPSTHIVLFSSSGYSNSSMVTVSQGGGLMFIFDMFFFHERARKINIWAAFIILSPYMGPLLATALALILTVLFVQESYYDRRIAPASQPPRGSRIARLTGVAQYKSRHLRNSFGQACMRPIRVILKPTVFLSSLYYLLTFAWVVGINTTLSIFLTPLYNFGPKQIGFFYFTPIVAALLGEITGHWLHDGIARQYIKSHNGHFEPEIRLRAMWFSTPFMLAGLVGLGFALEDAYHYMVTAVFWGLYVFGIMVSTVALNAYNLDSYPEASGEVSAWINFARSELALPLKLPCVLANTL from the exons ATGGAGGACCCCAAGACTCTGTCAGATTCATCAATGGTGGAAAGCGTGGTAGCATCCAACTCGACACCCGACCTGGCCGAGTTCAAGGAGTCGGAAGGATACGTAGCCACGGTCGACACTGAACACCGTGGAAATCTCAAGACTGCCAAAGATGGACATACTATTCTGATTCCTCAACCCTCAGAGGACCCCAATGACCCTCTCAACTGGAGTCCAGTTAAGAAACATGTCATACTGTTCATCATTAGCTTTGCAGCGTTTCTTCCTGACTATGGAAGTGCAACTGGTGCTGTGACTCTCATCCCCCAG AGTTTGGGATATGAGCCCAGACACAGTCAATCACTCACAAGTAGGAAACGTCTTCATGCTTGGCGCGGGCGGTATTTTCGTGGTAGCTCTCTCAGCATGGGCAGGCCGTCTACCCATATTGTTTTATTTTCTAGTTCTGGctacagcaacagcagcatgGT cacCGTCTCTCAAGGTGGTGGTCTAATGTTCATCTTCGAcatgttcttcttccacGAACGTGCCCGCAAAATTAATATCTGGGCTGCCTTCATCATTCTGTCTCCTTATATGGGACCGTTGCTGGCT ACTGCGCTTGCACTCATCCTTACAGTTCTCTTTGTACAAGAATCGTATTACGATCGCCGTATTGCGCCGGCGAGCCAGCCGCCTAGAGGCTCACGCATTGCCAGGTTGACGGGTGTCGCTCAATATAAGTCTCGCCATCTTCGAAACAGCTTTGGTCAAGCTTGCATGCGGCCAATTCGAGTCATTCTGAAGCCAACCGTCTTTTTGTCTTCGCTTTACTACTTGCTGACCTTTGCATGGGTTGTCGGCATCAATACTACTCTCTCAATCTTTCTGACACCTCTATACAACTTTGGTCCTAAGCAAATAGGTTTCTTCTACTTTACACCCATTGTCGCTGCCCTTCTGGGTGAAATAACAGGTCACTGGCTGCACGATGGTATTGCCCGGCAGTACATCAAGTCGCACAACGGTCACTTTGAGCCAGAGATCAGACTGCGCGCTATGTGGTTCAGCACACCGTTCATGCTTGCCGGTCTAGTGGGATTGGGATTCGCTCTCGAGGACGCATACCACTACATGGTGACCGCCGTATTCTGGGGCTTATATGTCTTTGGGATCATGGTGTCCACGGTGGCGCTAAACGCGTACAACCTTGACAGTTATCCCGAGGCGTCGGGTGAGGTATCTGCCTGGATCAACTTTGCACGAAGTGAGTTAGCCCTTCCATTAAAGTTACCATGTGTTTTGGCTAATACTTTGTAG
- a CDS encoding FAD binding domain-containing protein (similar to Neosartorya fischeri NRRL 181 XP_001257494.1) translates to MPVFQETSNAARDLRILPSRAPPLPRLSPEPAHSETSEDNREVVVIGAGPSGLFLTLLLARYGVANSSLLCLDSKPGTLKAGQADGLQPRTLEVLQSLGIADEIISDGCHMEEVAFWNPVHSNRQTNGNGVHTEKGIERTSVVPDVNVPARYPFEVTIHQGRIERILQENLEVYAPKDTIRRSHRFLEHTVDDAHPDFPILVKYEYDLPDGTTQQGTVRTKYLVGADGARSLVRKCMGLELEGETSDHIWGVCDFVVDTDFPDIRKRCAVHSDAGSVMVIPRERIASGDYLTRLYVQVPGEVARDVDSETDKKTADKKRRGAVTLEYIFEQAQAVFAPYNIKIKEGTQPDWWAAYQIGQRMTPKFSARTSDGVDRVFIVGDACHTHSPKAGQGMNVSMMDSYNLAWKLVHSLHGLTPQRPLGTADPVLETFEQERVDVARRLIEFDTQFSHMFSGQMGEADAEAAGLTHEEFLRVFNEGSDFTSGCGIHYKNNRLIRTPLESYIGEVTQGDPLRGPLIPGRRLLNVEVKRYADGNTRQLQDEMPSTGRYHVLLVASNDLLDKSGSSQSAIVSSMEIIQKFPAGVVNPIILHPLKERFEWSDLPSCVKTFAEMRTYGLAKQEDAYEIFGVPKDEGLIAVIRPDGYVGMLAALTGSKLLDAYFRGCLVSI, encoded by the exons ATGCCCGTCTTCCAAGAAACGTCAAACGCTGCGAGAGATCTTAGAATCTTGCCATCTCGTGCTCCTCCATTACCTAGACTTTCTCCTGAACCGGCGCACTCAGAAACCTCGGAGGATAATCGCGAGGTTGTTGTCATTGGT GCTGGACCGAGCGGACTTTTTCTCACATTGTTATTAGCCAGATATGGCGTCGCAAATTCTTCTCTCCTCTGCCTCGATTCCAAGCCGGGGACTTTAAAGGCTGGCCAAGCAGATGGACTTCAACCTCGTACTCTAGAGGTGctccaaagccttggaaTAGCGGACGAAATCATAAGCGATGGTTGCCATATGGAAGAAGTTGCATTCTGGAATCCCGTGCACTCTAATCGACAAACAAACGGCAATGGGGTTCATACAGAGAAAGGCATTGAGCGCACCAGCGTTGTTCCCGATGTCAATGTTCCAGCTCGCTACCCTTTCGAAGTCACAATCCACCAGGGACGTATTGAGCGGATCCTCCAAGAGAATCTTGAAGTTTATGCACCAAAGGATACAATCCGAAGATCGCATCGCTTTCTTGAGCATACGGTCGACGATGCTCATCCCGATTTCCCAATTCTAGTCAAGTACGAATACGATCTCCCGGATGGTACAACACAGCAGGGCACAGTTCGAACAAAGTACCTTGTAGGAGCGGATGGTGCTCGCTCGCTGGTGCGGAAGTGCATGGGTCTCGAACTCGAGGGCGAGACAAGCGATCATATCTGGGGCGTTTGCGACTTTGTCGTAGACACTGACTTTCCGGATATTCGCAAGCGTTGTGCGGTTCACTCGGATGCTGGATCGGTGATGGTGATACCCAGAGAACGAATTGCGTCTGGTGATTATCTTACCCGACTCTACGTCCAAGTACCTGGCGAGGTTGCTAGAGATGTAGATTCCGAAACAGACAAGAAAACAGCGGACAAAAAGAGGCGCGGCGCCGTCACGCTGGAGTACATCTTCGAACAAGCCCAGGCGGTATTCGCACCATATAACATCAAGATCAAAGAAGGCACCCAGCCAGATTGGTGGGCTGCGTATCAGATCGGGCAGCGCATGACGCCCAAGTTCTCTGCCAGAACTAGCGACGGCGTGGACAGAGTATTCATCGTCGGAGATG CATGCCACACGCATAGTCCGAAAGCTGGGCAAGGCATGAACGTGTCCATGATGGATTCGTACAATCTGGCTTGGAAACTTGTCCACAGCCTGCACGGACTTACACCACAACGGCCTTTGGGAACTGCGGATCCTGTTCTCGAAACCTTTGAGCAGGAGCGGGTGGATGTAGCTCGTCGACTCATCGAATTTGACACACAGTTTTCGCACATGTTTTCCGGTCAGATGGGAGAAGCAGATGCTGAAGCCGCTGGCTTGACACACGAGGAGTTTCTTCGCGTGTTTAATGAGGGGAGCGACTTTACCAGTGGTTGCGGCATTCACTATAAGAATAACAGACTTATACGAACACCACTTGAGTCTTACATCGGTGAAGTTACGCAGGGAGATCCGCTTCGTGGTCCGTTGATCCCGGGCAGGAGACTGCTCAATGTCGAGGTGAAGCGCTATGCTGACGGCAACActcgtcaacttcaagaTG AAATGCCGTCCACTGGTCGCTACCACGTTCTGCTGGTGGCGAGCAACGACTTACTCGACAAATCCGGTTCTTCTCAATCAGCGATCGTATCATCCATGGAGATCATCCAGAAATTCCCAGCAGGAGTCGTTAACCCGATCATTCTCCATCCGCTGAAGGAGCGATTTGAGTGGAGCGATTTACCTTCATGTGTAAAGACATTTGCGGAGATGCGCACATATGGATTGGCGAAGCAGGAGGATGCGTATGAGATTTTTGGCGTGCCCAAAGATGAGGGACTCATTGCTGTAATTAGGCCAGACGGTTATGTTGGCATGttggcagctttgacggGATCAAAGTTGTTGGATGCGTATTTCCGGGGTTGCTTGGTTAGCATTTGA
- a CDS encoding Zn(2)-C6 fungal-type DNA-binding domain-containing protein (similar to Metarhizium robertsii ARSEF 23 XP_007822322.1) — protein MPEPKRHPESLPGRRNLPRASHACQRCRVKKAKCDQRQPCSNCIRHLQECTYGLRRRNDRNRNSTATSPGRRETRSVQSTPSGPSNREGEIRRSSETLGHTEESHDLVFAPQLLPDNTDVVGDVNQHTHGTEFYGTSSNFVLLNQFFAYAQQNLPPGHASPTNRRETSYLSPASAGAGDQSSLRDQNSPWRSGGIVSGPGLAVRSPVSIVNLLANEEALEPPSRPKTPPHVTENGQNVTGGPSGIANRARSGSGESGTNYRPTTHLAAKERSGQESHLQVAKRRLEREYVRVFMSNLHHIHPMLDPVAFATRCEEVIWSVHTPLEKNKDLRHFFALYNIVVAVGALIADSSISLAFEADINLCMKLPAQGQNSSIPLSSQALSKTYFRKCRALLGDVFEVCSLESAQTLLLMSLYCQNSLKPHACYMYCGHAVRTALAIGIARESTSSSNEDRKAARRTWWCIYSHEIDMSCSAGRRDSLGKPRNYQIEMPHIKPHITNAPNRPELENCSFAMINEMVHFAAILRRISKELYYDSKGLTLLQKSAVAKELDTLLDDWKARLPEYLDFSRVSFREAEWAAKQKLVLHLRYLNARIVLHRLFLEAPMSTTKAQLSGHVDACLEAARATIRVMYDAYTNRHYFRTWWYNSTYTLYAGMIVLYIIMLGHTAVSGNELLDDVVKAQEILQSMEEAIVARRSANLIREGLEVARACVQGQQNQSARPEASSEQDHDTSQMDVNHVAGQNGDNFSRTLFSNAVPGQDPALLASIIDPNLLQDFTAADKDMSGLQFSAFPFDGFYGDGLDIDLTSMMV, from the exons ATGCCCGAGCCAAAACGACATCCGGAGTCTCTGCCCGGCCGCCGCAACTTACCACGCGCTTCTCATGCATGTCAGCGTTGCCGTGTGAAAAAGGCAAAGTGTGATCAACGGCAGCCATGCTCAAACTGCATCAGGCATCTCCAAGAGTGTACTTATGGTCTTCGAAGGCGGAATGACCGGAACAGAAATAGCACCGCGACGAGTCCGGGTCGTCGAGAAACACGAAGTGTGCAAAGCACTCCATCCGGACCATCGAATCGAGAGGGTGAGATCCGGCGTTCAAGTGAGACTTTGGGACACACGGAAGAATCACACGACCTGG TATTTGCGCCACAACTACTGCCTGACAACACTGATGTAGTAGGCGACGTCAACCAGCACACTCATGGGACAGAGTTCTACGGCACTTCATCCAACTTTGTGCTTCTCAATCAGTTCTTTGCCTACGCACAGCAAAATCTTCCCCCGGGACATGCAAGCCCTACCAACCGAAGGGAAACGTCATATCTATCACCCGCCAGTGCAGGAGCCGGCGATCAATCCTCTTTACGGGACCAAAACAGCCCGTGGAGATCTGGTGGTATTGTTTCCGGGCCTGGTCTCGCTGTTCGGTCGCCCGTGTCCATTGTAAACCTCCTTGCCAATGAGGAAGCACTCGAACCACCTTCAAGGCCAAAAACGCCGCCGCATGTCACGGAGAATGGACAGAATGTTACTGGAGGTCCTTCTGGTATCGCAAACCGCGCCAGGAGTGGCA GTGGAGAGAGTGGTACCAACTATCGACCGACTACTCATCTTGCCGCAAAGGAAAGATCTGGACAAGAGAGTCATCTTCAAGTGGCCAAGAGAAGATTAGAGCGGGAGTATGTCCGAGTATTCATGAGCAACTTACATCATATCCACCCGATGCTCGATCCAGTTGCGTTCGCAACACGATGCGAGGAAGTGATATGGAGTGTACACACACCGCTTGAGAAGAACAAAGATCTCAGACATTTCTTTGCCCTGTACAACATCGTGGTGGCAGTCGGGGCCCTCATTGCAGATTCTAGTATAAGTCTAGCCTTCGAGGCAGACATCAACCTATGCATGAAACTACCAGCACAAGGCCAGAACTCAAGTATACCTCTCTCCAGCCAGGCGCTGTCGAAGACGTACTTCAGAAAGTGCAGAGCCTTACTCGGAGATGTATTTGAAGTTTGTTCGTTGGAAAGCGCTCAAACACTTCTGCTCATG TCGCTATACTGTCAGAACTCTCTCAAGCCACATGCTTGCTACATGTACTGCGGTCACGCCGTCCGCACTGCACTCGCCATTGGCATCGCACGAGAATCCACGTCAAGCTCGAATGAAGACCGCAAAGCCGCACGACGAACCTGGTGGTGCATCTACTCTCACGAAATAGACATGAGCTGCAGTGCCGGTCGTCGAGATAGCCTTGGCAAGCCTCGAAACTATCAAATCGAAATGCCACATATTAAACCTCATATCACCAATGCCCCAAACAGACCTGAACTTGAGAACTGCAGCTTCGCAATGATCAACGAGATGGTGCATTTCGCCGCGATTTTGCGACGCATCTCCAAAGAACTATATTACGACTCAAAGGGTTTGACTCTGCTGCAAAAGTCAGCTGTTGCGAAGGAGCTCGATACTCTTCTCGACGACTGGAAGGCTCGGCTGCCAGAGTATCTTGACTTCAGCCGCGTGTCCTTCCGTGAAGCAGAGTGGGCAGCGAAACAGAAACTCGTCTTGCATCTACGATACTTGAACGCACGAATAGTGTTGCATCGACTCTTCTTGGAAGCACCTATGAGCACGACAAAGGCACAATTGTCTGGCCACGTCGATGCATGTCTTGAAGCGGCCCGGGCAACAATCCGAGTCATGTACGATGCGTATACTAATCGGCACTACTTTCGCACGTGGTGGTATAATTCTACATATACTTTGTATGCGGGAATGATTGTCTTGTATATCATCATGCTGGGTCACACTGCCGTATCTGGAAACGAGCTACTAGACGATGTTGTGAAAGCGCAAGAGATTCTTCAGTCTATGGAGGAGGCTATCGTTGCCAGGCGAAGTGCGAATCTGATACGAGAAGGTTTGGAGGTTGCGCGCGCTTGTGTTCAGGGCCAACAGAATCAATCTGCCCGACCTGAGGCTAGCTCTGAGCAAGACCATGACACCTCTCAGATGGATGTGAACCATGTGGCAGGCCAGAATGGGGACAATTTCTCGAGAACATTGTTCTCCAATGCGGTGCCTGGGCAAGACCCTGCGTTGTTGGCCTCCATCATAGATccaaatttgctgcaagaCTTTACGGCAGCTGATAAGGACATGTCCGGTTTGCAATTTTCTGCGTTTCCGTTTGACGGCTTTTATGGCGACGGACTAGATATCGATCTGACATCAATGATGGTTTGA
- a CDS encoding catechol dioxygenase (similar to Metarhizium acridum CQMa 102 XP_007811795.1), producing the protein MAAPVNLKDLTIDNITDNVHAINSQCCDLRLKYILERAVTHLHDFARETRLTTDEWMTAILFLTKVGQISSDVRQEFILLSDVLGLSLLVDSIDHPKPKGSTEGTVLGPFHTHEAEHAHAGSLISHDPDGEPLLVLCTLKDTDGNPIPGAKIDVWETDSKGFYDVQHADRDGPDGRAVLTSDDTGNFWFKAIVPVPYPIPHDGPVGQLLKVLNRHPYRPSHMHFMFKKDGYDPLITALYLKDDPYESTDAVFGVKDSLVVSLKKVEDEEVAKKYDVKLGSALITYDFVLVKDEAAAGLRRQKAEEAMAGLGRRFKFIDDLPVPDVD; encoded by the exons ATGGCTGCGCCGGTCAATTTAAAAGATCTAACaattgacaacatcaccgaCAATGTCCACGCCATCAACTCACAGTGTTGCGATTTACGTTTAAAATATATTCTAGAGCGCGCAGTCACTCATCTACATGATTTTGCAAGAGAAACCAGACTCACGACCGATGAATGGATGACGGCCATTCTGTTCCTTACAAAAGTTGGCCAGATTTCATCAGACGTTCGACAG GAATTTATTTTATTATCAGACGTCTTGGGGCTTTCTCTCCTCGTGGATTCAATTGATCACCCCAAACCCAAAGGCAGCACTGAAGGCACAGTCCTGGGGCCGTTCCACACTCACGAAGCAGAACACGCACATGCAGGTAGTCTCATATCTCATGATCCAGATGGCGAGCCTCTCCTAGTCTTATGTACTCTTAAGGACACCGACGGAAACCCAATACCCGGAGCGAAGATCGACGTGTGGGAGACTGACTCAAAGGGGTTCTATGACGTACAACACGCTGACAGGGATGGCCCTGATGGCAGAGCGGTATTGACGAGCGACGATACGGGGAATTTTTGGTTCAAAGCTATTGTTCCTGTGCCATATCCCATTCCGCATGATGGACCTGTGGGTCAATTGCTCAAAGTGCTGAATCGCCATCCCTACCGACCTAGTCATATGCACTTTATGTTCAAGAAAGATGGATACGATCCTCTAATCAC GGCACTGTATCTCAAGGATGACCCGTACGAGTCCACAGATGCCGTTTTTGGCGTCAAGGACTCGCTGGTGGTTTCGCTGAAAAAggtcgaagatgaagaagtaGCAAAGAAATACGACGTCAAACTAGGCTCTGCTCTGATAACGTATGACTTTGTCTTGGTCAAGGATGAAGCTGCGGCGGGTCTTCGCAGGCAAAAGGCGGAGGAAGCAATGGCCGGCTTGGGACGAAGATTCAAGTTTATTGATGACTTGCCTGTTCCAGATGTAGACTAG
- a CDS encoding maleylacetate reductase (similar to Metarhizium acridum CQMa 102 XP_007811796.1), producing MKEFEYNVLPSRVIFGSGSVKKLPDEIKRLNVSRPLLLSTPGKSNYTNQLSDILQAASIAVAGTFPHAKQHTPASVTEEATAVLNSIEADCVVSIGGGSVVGLGKAVSIRTGVPHISIPTTYSGSEMTPILGETQDGKKTTRSDPKILPAVVIYDADFTMTLPPAICSTSGINAIAHAVEALYAKNANPITSMLALEGIKALAESLPQIVLDPKSRSPRDQALYGAWLCGTVLGSSSMGLHHKLCHVLGGSFSLPHAETHTIVLPHALSYNAPAIPEQMAKLAIVLPGSNGDALTGLELLLEKLQVPRALKDFGMKESDIDKATEIATGNQYPNPRELEPEWIRELIRRAWAGEAPKANLCSK from the coding sequence atgaaggagttCGAATACAATGTGCTTCCAAGCCGAGTCATCTTCGGCTCTGGCAGTGTCAAGAAGCTCCCAGACGAAATCAAGCGCCTCAATGTATCTCGACCACTTCTTCTCTCCACGCCCGGGAAGAGTAACTACACAAATCAACTCTCCGACATTCTTCAGGCTGCATCTATTGCTGTCGCCGGCACCTTTCCACACGCAAAACAACACACGCCAGCCTCTGTAACTGAAGAAGCGACCGCCGTTCTTAACTCGATAGAGGCCGATTGCGTAGTTTCCATTGGCGGCGGATCGGTAGTTGGACTGGGCAAGGCTGTCTCTATTCGCACAGGCGTGCCTCATATCAGCATACCCACGACTTACTCGGGCTCAGAAATGACACCTATTCTTGGCGAAACACAAGATGGCAAGAAGACAACTCGGTCAGATCCGAAAATCCTGCCCGCGGTTGTCATTTATGATGCAGACTTCACGATGACGCTACCACCCGCAATATGTAGTACTTCCGGCATCAACGCAATCGCTCATGCAGTAGAGGCACTTTACGCCAAAAATGCCAACCCAATCACTTCCATGCTTGCGCTCGAGGGAATAAAGGCACTGGCAGAATCATTACCGCAAATCGTTCTGGATCCAAAGTCCAGATCTCCAAGGGATCAAGCACTATACGGCGCCTGGCTCTGCGGTACCGTCTTGGGAAGTTCGTCAATGGGACTTCATCACAAGCTTTGCCATGTACTTGGAGGATCATTTTCTCTCCCTCACGCAGAGACACACACCATCGTTCTTCCGCATGCGTTGTCGTATAACGCACCTGCGATCCCGGAGcagatggccaagttggctaTCGTTCTCCCCGGAAGTAATGGAGATGCGCTGACGGGCCTGGAGCTGCTACTGGAAAAGCTACAGGTGCCACGGGCGTTGAAGGACTTTGGAATGAAGGAGAGTGATATCGACAAAGCGACTGAAATTGCTACCGGTAACCAGTATCCTAATCCCCGAGAGCTAGAGCCGGAATGGATTCGCGAACTGATAAGACGGGCTTGGGCTGGGGAGGCTCCCAAGGCAAATCTATGCAGTAAATAA
- a CDS encoding carbohydrate-binding domain, family 9-like, subgroup (similar to Metarhizium robertsii ARSEF 23 XP_007820662.1): MKLPTTSIVWTCLAAISSATATIPTPHVRVPSCNHGQAAHLSYSKALPDLSPFPLTHVDLCYSDKFVEFKLTAYNETNFFYNASQGTNDWIFEYEVMEIFMARETEVPITYFEFEINPNNITFQTFVFNPSGRRAPGTPFDHFPVPDPFTDGISGKTVLDRTGHVWTSYAKIPLGFFNVIDGKARGTKWRMNFFRTVTNSTMFPKQLMGAWNPPDVADFHVTPYFGRFTFV; encoded by the coding sequence atgaagctgccaacCACAAGTATCGTGTGGACTTGCCTAGCTGCCATCTCCAGTGCCACCGCGACAATACCAACTCCGCACGTTCGTGTACCCTCATGCAATCACGGACAAGCAGCACATCTATCATACTCAAAAGCCCTTCCTGACCTCTCCCCATTTCCATTGACCCACGTCGACCTCTGTTACAGCGACAAGTTCGTCGAGTTCAAGCTCACTGCATACAACGAGACAAACTTCTTCTATAATGCGTCGCAAGGAACCAATGACTGGATCTTCGAGTACGAAGTAATGGAGATCTTTATGGCCAGGGAGACGGAAGTTCCAATCACATACTTTGAGTTTGAGATCAATCCGAATAACATCACCTTCCAAACCTTTGTGTTCAATCCGTCTGGACGCCGCGCACCTGGAACGCCATTCGACCATTTTCCGGTTCCGGACCCATTCACGGATGGGATCTCAGGAAAGACCGTGCTAGATCGAACTGGTCATGTTTGGACAAGTTACGCCAAGATTCCGCTGGGATTTTTTAACGTGATTGACGGCAAGGCACGGGGAACTAAGTGGCGCATGAACTTTTTCCGTACAGTTACGAATAGTACCATGTTCCCTAAGCAGTTAATGGGTGCGTGGAATCCTCCTGATGTGGCGGACTTTCATGTCACGCCGTATTTCGGCCGATTTACATTCGTCTAA